GAAGCAATCAAGTCTACTTTTGATTTTTTCCATAGAAAGAACATTTTTTCAGACACTGCTGTTAATCAAAAATCTTCTGGGCGAAATTCATCAGATTCATCGACATGAGGCTCAAGCACTTTAATCACTACTTTTCAACCGACCAAACCGCGACAAGCAGCATTCCTAAAATTTTGCAAATCTGCTTGCTTCAGCTTTCGCATGCCATTGCGTTTGTTTTAATCCACAGCACGCTGAACCGCGTGATGATTGTGGAATTTGGAATTGCCGCCTGGATTGTGGGCGCGGTGATGGGATTTCATAACTTGCTTGCTTTTGTGAGGCCCATGATAGGCCTCTTCTCCGATACACACGCTTTTTTGGGTTACAGGCGCACACCGATTATCATTTTAGGGAACTTGCTGGTGGCTGCCGGTGTCATTGGCTCTATCTATGGCGCGATTTGGATGAGCCACGCCTTTTACCCAGGACTTGCGCTCACGCTCTTTGCTTCGCTTATCTACGGAATTGGGATTAACGTGGCAGGCACAATGTTTTATGCCTTACTAACCGATAACGCCGGGGAAAATTATAAATCCATTGCGGTTTCGCTCGGCTGGATTGTACTTATTTCAGGCAGCATATTAGCTTCGGCGGTTGCCGGATATTATTTGGATGAATTTTCAGAATCTCAGCTTATTTCGCTTTTCTGGGTTGGTGCGATTGCGTCCATGCTCATCACATGGATGGCTGTTCTGGGCTCAGAAAAGCGAAACGACTTGCCAAGCGCCCCTAACGACACCACGCATCCAAAGCTTGAACTGAGAAGCTCGCTTAAAAAGTTGGCCGCAAACCAACCCGTCTATCGTTTTTTTAGCTTTATGTTTGTCACCGTCATTGCCATTCAAGGGCAAGATGTCATTTTGGAGCCATTTGGTGCGCACATTTTTGGCATGAACATCGCCGAAACCACAAAACTGACACAAGTTTGGGGCGCTGGCACTATTTTCGGCATTGTGGTTTTAGGCCTTTTTTTCGTCAATCGCATTGGGAAAAAGCGAACCACTTATCTCGGCTGCACACTTTCAGCCATTGGCTTCT
Above is a window of Chloroherpeton thalassium ATCC 35110 DNA encoding:
- a CDS encoding BCD family MFS transporter — translated: MRLKHFNHYFSTDQTATSSIPKILQICLLQLSHAIAFVLIHSTLNRVMIVEFGIAAWIVGAVMGFHNLLAFVRPMIGLFSDTHAFLGYRRTPIIILGNLLVAAGVIGSIYGAIWMSHAFYPGLALTLFASLIYGIGINVAGTMFYALLTDNAGENYKSIAVSLGWIVLISGSILASAVAGYYLDEFSESQLISLFWVGAIASMLITWMAVLGSEKRNDLPSAPNDTTHPKLELRSSLKKLAANQPVYRFFSFMFVTVIAIQGQDVILEPFGAHIFGMNIAETTKLTQVWGAGTIFGIVVLGLFFVNRIGKKRTTYLGCTLSAIGFLIISASAWFDVTVFKSGVFLLGLGNGALTVGSLTMMMDMTTKANTGLFMGLWGLAQAIPNFLANAVGGAIRDISLFFTQNQYVGYTTAFAIEIIGLFIAILILRTVDVAEFKKNSAQLFYESISNSD